The region CATCAAATTTATTAGCTTCCCATGCTGCTGCTGAGCGCTGGTACGATTGAATAGCGAAATTATCTTGATCTTCACGAGTAATATTGTACTCAGATGCACATAAATCGGCGCAAACACCCATGGCATTATTATCGTAGGCATCCGTTAAACCATCTTTTTGCATTCCGTCTACCATTGAAGTTGGTCCAAATTTTACACCATTTCTTAAATGAACATAGTGAGGAATTAAGCTCATGTTTTCCATACCACCAGCTACTACAATTTGTGCATCACCAGCCATAATAGCTTGTGCGCCTTGCATAACTGCTTTCATACCACTTGCGCAAACTTTGTTTACGGTTGTACAAGCTACTTCATTTGAAAGTCCAGCGTATAATGCTGCCTGACGAGCAGGGGCTTGTCCGTTTCCTGCTTGGACAACATTTCCCATTAAAACTTCATCAACTAATGCTGGATTTAAATTAATTTTATTTAAAGCACCTTTAATAGCTGCAGCTCCTAATTTTGTTGCGGGTACTGTTGATAAAGCTCCCATAAAACTTCCAATTGGAGTTCTTACAGCTGATACTATAACTACTTTTTTGCTCATTGTGTTTGAATTTATTTTTTGCGAATGTAACGAAATATTGTTGAATTTTAAAGTAAAAATGTATCTTTGGCCTATCAAAAACTAATACTGCTATTGAAATAGACTAGAAATGAAAAAAAAATTTAGTTCTATGTGTTTGAAAGCTAGAGTTTTTAAAAAAAAGTTGTAAAAAAAACAAAAAAAGTGTTGGAAATAATAGAATCTTGTTCTACATTTGCAACCGCAAAAAAGATAAGTTCTTTCGCAGAAAAATATTAGGAGAGGTGCCGGAGTGGTAACGGAGCAGATTGCTAATCTGTCATCGGGTAACCGATGCCAGGGTTCGAGTCCCTGTCTCTCCGCTTTTTTGTTCACACGGGGTGTAGCGTAGCCCGGTTATCGCGCCTGGTTTGGGACCAGGAGGTCGCAGGTTCGAATCCTGCCACCCCGACAAGTTTTCAGTTCCCAATTTAGCTGAAAATAAAGAAAATAGGTCTCATAGCTCAGCTGGATAGAGCAACTGCCTTCTAAGCAGTAGGTCTCAGGTTCGAATCCTGATGAGATCACAAAAAGCCTAGCATTTGCTAGGCTTTTTTGTTTTGTATTTGTTGTAAACACTGTTTTAAAAGCAAAAAAAATCCCGATTAATCGGGATTTTTTCTTCTTCATAGCATTTTAATTAAGCGTTTTTTACCAAGCTAAGTTTACTTTTAATTCAAACTCGTCGTTGATTGTTTTATCTCCTAAATCAGAGAAAAAGCTTCCTGATCCGTATTTGATATCATATTTAGTTCTGTCAATTTTTACATTAGCAGAAGCTGTAGTTCCGTTTACTACTAAATCAAAAGTTACTGGTTTAGTAATACCTTTTATTGTTAAATCAGCTGTTACAGTGTAATTGTTTTTGTTCTTTGTACTAATGTTTTTGAATACTAAAGTAGCTGTTTTGAATTTTTCTACACCAAAGAAGTCATCAGCTTTTAAGTGACCATCTAATTTATCTTTCCATTCACCTTTTAAATCAGTAGTATTAATTGATGTCATGTCTACAGTGAAAGTTCCACCTTTAACTAATCCTTTTTTGAATACTAAATTACCTTCTTTTAAATTGATAGTTCCAGTGTGTTCACCTGTTACTTTTTTACCTGTCCAATTAATTGTACTTTTAGATACATTAATTTTTTTAGTTTGTGCTGTCGTTGTAAATGTAACTAAAGCCACTAACGCTAATGCGATTGATTTTAAATTTCTCATTTTATAAATATTTAGTTATTAATTAAATTGTTTCAAATAATTCTTCTTCTGATTTTCTAACTTTTGCAGCAAATTGTAAAGCATCTTCAGCATGTCTGTATCCAATTGGAGCAACTAAAGTAGCATGTAATCCTCTTTCATTGAATCCTAAAATTTCGTTGAATTTTTCTGGCTCAAAACCTTCCATTGGAGTTACATCAATTTTTAATTCGGCAGCAGCTGCAAGTAAATTACCTAATGCAATATAAGTTTGTTTGGCAGTCCATGTTGCCATTTTGTCTTCTGGCATATTTAATATAGCGCCTTTCATAAAAGTAGCATATCCTTCTAAATCAGCTACTTGTAAGTTTCTAGTGGTAGCCATATTTTGAACAAAAGCGTCAATATAAGCTTCGTTTAGTTTGTTAATACTTGCAAAAACTATTAAATGTGAAGCATCTACAATTTGAGATTGTCCCCAAGCTGCAGGTTGTAATTGCGCTCTTACTTCTGGATTTTCAATAAAAAATACTTTGTAAGGTTGAAGTCCATATGATGATGCAGCCGATTGTATTGCTTTTTTTAATAAAGCTATATTTTCATCTGATATTTTTTTAGTAGCATCAAATTTTTTAGTAGCATAACGCCAATTTTGATTTTCAATAAATGTACTCATAACAAATTTTTAATTTCTAAATTTTTCTAATAATTGATTTAATGTTTCTAATTCCTCTTGGGTTAGATTTTTTGTATATAAATTTTCAAATTCTATGACAATTGGATCTAAAATTTCTAATGTTTTTAATCCTTTTTCAGTAATAGTTACTTCCATTTTACGTTTATTTGCTGGGCAAACATTTCGAGTCACCATTTCTTTTGCTAATAATTTATCAACTAATCGAGTCGTATTACTAGTTTTGGCAATCATGCGTTCTTGTATCATACACATATTGGCAGGGTTTCCTTTTTGCCCACGCAATATTCTTAATACATTATATTGTTCTGAAGACAATTCAAATTTTTTTAATACCTCACTAAACTTATCTGATATGATGTGTTGTGTATAAATTAAGTTTAATATTGTCTTTTTTTCTAAAGCAATTTCAGAGGTAGATTTTATTATATCTTCTATTTTCATCACCTTGATATTTGTAGGTACAAATGTATGACATATTTTTTATTTGTATATACAAACGTTGTTAATTTTTTATTAAATTTTTTAATTCTTATTTCTTATTGTAAATTTGAGCAAAATTTAAGAAAATGGATTTATCTCAAAAAGATTGGTGGGAAGGTTTTTTGAAAGATCAGGATGCAATAATTCTTGATGTTCGAACAGAGGAAGAAGTAGCTTCTGGAAAAATTCCTAATTCTATTAATATTGATATTTATAAAGGACAAGGATTTGTTTATCAAGTTGAAGAATTAGATAAAAACAAAACGTATTATGTATATTGTAGATCAGGAGCGAGAAGTGCTCAAGCTTGCAGTATTATGAATCAATTAGGTTTTGAGAAAACTTATAATTTAATAGGTGGAATTATGCAATGG is a window of Flavobacterium indicum GPTSA100-9 = DSM 17447 DNA encoding:
- a CDS encoding acetyl-CoA C-acyltransferase gives rise to the protein MSKKVVIVSAVRTPIGSFMGALSTVPATKLGAAAIKGALNKINLNPALVDEVLMGNVVQAGNGQAPARQAALYAGLSNEVACTTVNKVCASGMKAVMQGAQAIMAGDAQIVVAGGMENMSLIPHYVHLRNGVKFGPTSMVDGMQKDGLTDAYDNNAMGVCADLCASEYNITREDQDNFAIQSYQRSAAAWEANKFDAEIVPVEVPQRKGDPIIVTKDEEFTNVKLDRIPTLPAVFTKEGTVTAANASTINDGAAALVLMSEEKAAELGLKPLAYIKSYADAAQEPKWFTTAPAKALPKALDKAGLSISDIDFFEFNEAFSVVGLANAKILGLDNNKVNVNGGAVSLGHPLGCSGARIIVTLINVLEQNNAKLGAAAICNGGGGASAIVIEKA
- a CDS encoding YceI family protein, translated to MRNLKSIALALVALVTFTTTAQTKKINVSKSTINWTGKKVTGEHTGTINLKEGNLVFKKGLVKGGTFTVDMTSINTTDLKGEWKDKLDGHLKADDFFGVEKFKTATLVFKNISTKNKNNYTVTADLTIKGITKPVTFDLVVNGTTASANVKIDRTKYDIKYGSGSFFSDLGDKTINDEFELKVNLAW
- a CDS encoding NAD(P)H-dependent oxidoreductase, whose amino-acid sequence is MSTFIENQNWRYATKKFDATKKISDENIALLKKAIQSAASSYGLQPYKVFFIENPEVRAQLQPAAWGQSQIVDASHLIVFASINKLNEAYIDAFVQNMATTRNLQVADLEGYATFMKGAILNMPEDKMATWTAKQTYIALGNLLAAAAELKIDVTPMEGFEPEKFNEILGFNERGLHATLVAPIGYRHAEDALQFAAKVRKSEEELFETI
- a CDS encoding MarR family winged helix-turn-helix transcriptional regulator, with translation MKIEDIIKSTSEIALEKKTILNLIYTQHIISDKFSEVLKKFELSSEQYNVLRILRGQKGNPANMCMIQERMIAKTSNTTRLVDKLLAKEMVTRNVCPANKRKMEVTITEKGLKTLEILDPIVIEFENLYTKNLTQEELETLNQLLEKFRN
- a CDS encoding rhodanese-like domain-containing protein, encoding MDLSQKDWWEGFLKDQDAIILDVRTEEEVASGKIPNSINIDIYKGQGFVYQVEELDKNKTYYVYCRSGARSAQACSIMNQLGFEKTYNLIGGIMQWEGPIE